A window of the Candidatus Deferrimicrobiaceae bacterium genome harbors these coding sequences:
- a CDS encoding type II toxin-antitoxin system VapC family toxin, translated as MKAAFVVDASVAVKWFVPEIHAGSALRLLREGTGLHAPELIQAEFGNILWKKCRAGELDGKTAGEILVGFRRAPLAIHPYGSCLHTAWEIARRYDRTFYDSLYLALAMAEKAPMVTADRKFFDALAGTPAAKHLRWIEDVD; from the coding sequence GTGAAGGCCGCGTTCGTGGTCGATGCCAGCGTCGCCGTCAAATGGTTCGTTCCCGAGATCCACGCGGGATCAGCATTGCGCTTGCTCCGCGAGGGGACCGGCCTGCATGCGCCCGAGTTGATCCAGGCGGAGTTCGGAAACATCCTCTGGAAGAAGTGCCGCGCGGGCGAGCTCGACGGAAAGACGGCCGGGGAAATCCTGGTCGGATTCCGGAGAGCGCCTTTGGCGATCCATCCGTATGGAAGCTGCCTGCACACGGCCTGGGAAATCGCCCGGAGGTACGACCGGACGTTCTACGACAGTTTGTACCTCGCCCTGGCGATGGCCGAAAAAGCCCCCATGGTCACCGCCGACCGGAAATTCTTCGACGCCCTGGCCGGAACGCCGGCGGCGAAACATCTCCGGTGGATCGAGGACGTCGATTGA
- a CDS encoding type ISP restriction/modification enzyme, whose protein sequence is MLKADREAGVIRIDEETTLSGIPPEAWTYRLGNRSAIEWVLDQHRERKPKDPTIRERFDSYRFADHKEAVIDLLRRVTNVSVQTMKIVCEMDIAGR, encoded by the coding sequence TTGCTGAAGGCCGACAGGGAGGCGGGTGTCATCCGTATCGACGAGGAGACGACGCTGTCGGGGATCCCGCCCGAGGCCTGGACATACCGGCTCGGGAACCGCTCGGCCATCGAATGGGTGCTCGACCAGCACAGGGAGCGCAAGCCGAAGGACCCGACGATCCGGGAGCGGTTCGACAGCTACCGGTTCGCCGACCACAAGGAGGCCGTGATCGACCTCCTCCGGCGCGTGACGAACGTCTCCGTGCAGACCATGAAAATCGTCTGCGAAATGGATATCGCCGGACGTTAA
- a CDS encoding type ISP restriction/modification enzyme, translated as MLIQNGEEVMRSAVDDIAGLARLLDLFFAYQPGEVTEFRRAVVQFGFDIPSVLSAHREMIESAHAANPAFREASVKFLDHAREAINPSLSAADVREMLIQHVLTEEIFSKVFGEDDFHRNNNVAKALYALEGTFFTGDLKKRTLKALDPYYAAITGEYEEFPNLCFVDTLDNVHGLRKHEGHMDDLFGSVSEENVGRIRRQNARKISVVIGNPPYNANQQNENENNRNRDYPEIDKRIKETYIKASTAQKTKLYDMYARFFRWASDRVDENGIVAFVNNNSFVDGRTFDGFRKEVAKEFNEIRVVDLKGNARTSGERRRQEGGNVFLDTIRVGVAIWFCVKKKGQKGCRIFYESVRDYAPAEEKVEFLARNPLLERKAEEIVPDVRGNWIHQSASDFDTLVPVASKRAKLAKRLADEKAIFKLFSLGVVTARDEWVYGIKRAEVERKVRFLVDAYNGEVARLKDHLADDDLASRLDTTIKWTRAVKNDLRKGTKYRFDESSLTRGVYRPFVSRDLYFNPKLNEMQYQFKRIFPLLPPEDGGPGSLAILLSGHPESKPFSVLAIRDIPSYDTLEKTLVLTASKLESDGSRTDNITDWALARFRKTYPAGKEKGAKAVTKEAIFFYVYAVLHDPAYREKYALDLRRDFPRVPLHDDFWRWVERGKALADLHVGYEAAEPFPLVRTDVTDARRKRSAVSPRDAC; from the coding sequence GTGTTGATCCAGAACGGCGAGGAGGTCATGCGGAGCGCCGTCGACGACATCGCCGGGCTGGCACGACTCCTCGATCTCTTCTTCGCCTACCAGCCGGGAGAGGTCACCGAGTTCCGCCGGGCCGTCGTGCAATTCGGGTTCGACATCCCGTCGGTCTTGTCCGCGCACCGGGAAATGATCGAGTCGGCGCACGCCGCGAATCCCGCCTTCCGAGAGGCCTCCGTAAAATTCCTGGACCATGCGCGGGAGGCGATCAACCCGTCGCTCTCGGCCGCCGATGTCCGGGAGATGCTGATCCAGCACGTCCTGACCGAGGAGATCTTTTCGAAAGTCTTTGGCGAGGACGACTTCCACCGGAACAACAACGTCGCGAAGGCGCTGTACGCGCTCGAGGGCACCTTCTTCACGGGAGACCTGAAGAAACGGACGCTCAAGGCGCTCGACCCCTACTACGCCGCGATCACCGGGGAATACGAGGAATTCCCGAACCTGTGCTTCGTCGACACGCTCGACAACGTCCACGGCCTCCGCAAGCACGAAGGGCACATGGACGACCTGTTCGGCTCCGTGAGCGAGGAGAACGTCGGCCGCATCCGCCGCCAGAACGCCCGGAAGATCAGCGTCGTCATCGGCAACCCGCCGTACAACGCGAACCAGCAAAATGAGAACGAGAACAACAGGAACCGTGATTATCCCGAGATCGACAAGCGGATCAAGGAAACGTACATCAAGGCGAGCACCGCGCAGAAGACGAAGCTCTACGACATGTACGCCCGCTTCTTCCGCTGGGCCTCCGACCGCGTCGACGAGAACGGGATCGTGGCGTTTGTGAACAACAACTCCTTCGTAGACGGGCGCACCTTCGACGGCTTCAGGAAGGAAGTGGCGAAGGAGTTCAATGAAATCCGGGTCGTCGACCTCAAGGGGAACGCCCGCACCAGCGGGGAGCGGCGCCGGCAGGAAGGCGGGAACGTTTTCTTGGATACGATTCGGGTAGGCGTGGCGATCTGGTTCTGTGTCAAGAAGAAGGGTCAGAAGGGATGCCGCATCTTCTACGAATCGGTCCGCGATTACGCCCCGGCCGAGGAGAAGGTGGAGTTCCTCGCCCGAAATCCGCTGCTGGAACGCAAGGCCGAGGAGATCGTCCCCGACGTCCGCGGGAACTGGATCCATCAGTCGGCAAGCGACTTCGACACGCTCGTACCCGTGGCTTCGAAAAGGGCCAAGCTGGCGAAGCGGCTCGCCGACGAGAAGGCGATCTTTAAGCTGTTCTCCTTGGGCGTGGTGACGGCGCGGGACGAGTGGGTCTACGGCATCAAGCGCGCCGAGGTGGAACGGAAGGTCCGCTTCCTGGTCGACGCCTACAACGGCGAGGTGGCGCGCCTGAAGGACCATCTGGCCGACGACGACCTCGCGAGCAGGCTCGACACGACGATCAAATGGACGCGGGCGGTGAAGAACGATCTGCGCAAAGGAACCAAATACCGGTTCGACGAATCGTCCCTCACCCGGGGGGTCTATCGTCCTTTCGTCTCGCGCGACCTGTATTTCAATCCGAAGCTGAACGAGATGCAGTACCAATTCAAGAGAATTTTCCCACTCCTTCCCCCCGAGGACGGCGGTCCGGGTTCGTTGGCGATATTGCTGAGCGGGCATCCCGAATCTAAGCCGTTTTCCGTGCTGGCGATCCGGGACATTCCTTCATACGACACGCTCGAAAAGACATTGGTGCTCACTGCTTCAAAGTTGGAATCCGACGGTTCCCGCACCGACAACATCACCGACTGGGCGCTCGCGCGCTTCAGGAAAACGTATCCGGCGGGGAAGGAGAAGGGCGCGAAGGCCGTGACGAAGGAAGCGATCTTTTTCTACGTCTACGCTGTCCTCCACGATCCCGCCTATCGCGAGAAGTACGCGCTCGACCTGCGGCGCGACTTCCCGCGCGTGCCGCTCCACGACGACTTCTGGCGTTGGGTCGAGCGGGGGAAGGCGCTTGCCGACCTGCACGTGGGCTACGAGGCGGCTGAGCCGTTCCCGCTGGTGCGCACCGATGTTACCGACGCACGGCGCAAGAGGAGCGCGGTGTCTCCCCGAGATGCTTGCTGA
- the msrA gene encoding peptide-methionine (S)-S-oxide reductase MsrA, translated as MSVAGTKAATATFAGGCFWCMQPPYDTLPGVIRTTVGYTGGHTVNPTYDQVSAGGTGHAESVEIVFDPSKLSYGKLLDIFWHNIDPLVADRQFCDVGAQYRTAIFFHDEAQRKAAEASKAAVEKSKGWKVATQVVAAGPFYPAEEYHQEYHTKNPIRYKFYRYNCGRDQRLDELWGKNR; from the coding sequence ATGTCTGTTGCAGGAACGAAGGCGGCGACGGCGACGTTCGCGGGGGGATGCTTCTGGTGCATGCAGCCGCCTTATGACACGCTGCCGGGCGTGATCCGGACGACCGTCGGCTATACCGGAGGGCACACGGTCAACCCGACGTACGACCAGGTTTCCGCCGGTGGCACGGGGCACGCCGAATCGGTCGAGATCGTCTTCGATCCGTCGAAATTATCCTACGGGAAGCTGCTCGACATCTTCTGGCACAACATCGACCCGCTGGTTGCGGACCGCCAGTTCTGCGACGTGGGCGCGCAATACCGCACGGCGATCTTTTTCCACGACGAGGCGCAGCGCAAGGCGGCCGAGGCGTCGAAGGCGGCGGTCGAGAAGTCGAAGGGGTGGAAGGTGGCGACGCAGGTCGTCGCGGCGGGGCCGTTCTACCCGGCCGAGGAATATCACCAGGAGTACCACACCAAGAATCCGATCCGGTACAAGTTCTACCGCTACAACTGCGGACGCGACCAGCGTCTCGACGAGCTCTGGGGAAAGAACCGGTGA
- a CDS encoding mismatch-specific DNA-glycosylase, whose amino-acid sequence MTAPEIPWKPTKAQLAEAASTGTVADVIKDGLSVLFVGINPGLYSGAIHHHFGRPGNRFWPALYASGFTPQALSPFEERALLGYGLGITNLVGRTTATAAEVTTDELVEGAEALAAKVRRHRPGFVAFLGLTSYRAAFRRPKAVLGLLPDPFAGTRAWLLPNPSGLNAHHQPADLARMFGELRVAAGAPPG is encoded by the coding sequence GTGACCGCGCCGGAAATTCCCTGGAAGCCGACGAAGGCGCAGCTCGCGGAGGCCGCATCGACCGGGACCGTGGCCGACGTGATCAAGGACGGGCTCTCCGTCCTCTTCGTCGGGATCAATCCCGGCCTCTATTCCGGCGCGATCCACCACCACTTCGGCCGGCCCGGCAACCGCTTCTGGCCTGCGCTTTACGCTTCCGGCTTCACCCCGCAGGCCCTGTCGCCGTTCGAGGAGCGTGCGCTTCTTGGGTACGGCCTCGGCATCACCAACCTGGTCGGCCGCACGACGGCGACCGCGGCGGAGGTGACCACCGATGAGCTGGTCGAAGGCGCCGAGGCGCTCGCGGCCAAGGTGCGCCGGCATCGGCCCGGCTTCGTGGCTTTTCTCGGGCTCACCTCCTACCGCGCCGCGTTCCGGCGTCCGAAGGCGGTGCTGGGTCTGCTGCCCGACCCGTTCGCCGGCACGCGCGCCTGGTTGCTTCCCAACCCGAGCGGCCTCAACGCCCACCACCAGCCCGCCGACCTGGCAAGGATGTTCGGGGAATTGCGGGTAGCCGCGGGGGCGCCACCCGGGTGA